Proteins co-encoded in one Cytobacillus sp. NJ13 genomic window:
- a CDS encoding SGNH/GDSL hydrolase family protein has translation MKKRKIGIYFFIITFIYGLYHLFDSLSKVEGANPTNVYQKLSSKENINYLIIGDSIGRGSGATSKSTAWFTRLERHLHSEFGIKAKRHSIVQSGATAFEGLYKLQQSEHLGKIDLTFIVFGENDRKYMDEKQFSYFYEGLIRKTKQLYPDTEIITITENPLDNEAFVQAIYAISNHYGAKNVDMRKPFGQSGLPAEELTKDMVHPNDEGYKIYADTLIKKIRELAGSHAEIAELSAPIHENEDIEIASIPHVSDISGSFIHKDGIWESSQAGDILEYQFSGPFLGVHMIRSEKGGKMDVFIDDAYITSLSAWWPLTKERYQYIVSGLDNGPHHVKFIVSDEKSVNNSTHNAVIQISSILAKSE, from the coding sequence ATGAAGAAAAGGAAGATCGGCATATATTTTTTTATCATCACTTTTATATATGGTTTGTATCATTTGTTTGATAGCCTATCTAAAGTTGAAGGGGCAAATCCAACTAACGTGTATCAAAAGCTATCTTCAAAAGAGAATATCAATTACCTTATTATCGGGGATAGCATTGGCAGGGGGTCAGGCGCGACCTCTAAATCTACTGCATGGTTTACAAGGCTTGAGCGGCATCTGCATAGTGAATTTGGGATTAAAGCCAAAAGGCATTCCATAGTCCAAAGCGGTGCCACTGCCTTTGAAGGTTTATATAAGCTTCAGCAATCCGAACATTTAGGGAAAATTGATTTAACTTTTATCGTGTTTGGGGAGAATGACCGCAAATATATGGATGAAAAGCAATTTTCATATTTCTACGAAGGGCTTATCCGGAAAACCAAACAGCTCTACCCTGACACCGAGATCATAACCATTACAGAAAATCCGCTTGATAATGAGGCATTTGTTCAAGCAATTTATGCAATCTCTAATCACTATGGTGCAAAAAATGTGGATATGAGAAAGCCATTCGGACAATCCGGATTGCCTGCAGAGGAACTGACAAAGGATATGGTTCATCCAAATGATGAAGGCTATAAAATATATGCAGATACACTAATCAAGAAAATAAGAGAATTAGCCGGCAGTCATGCAGAGATTGCTGAGCTTTCTGCCCCCATACATGAAAATGAGGATATCGAAATAGCATCCATCCCTCATGTTTCCGATATATCGGGCTCATTTATTCACAAAGACGGCATTTGGGAGAGCAGTCAGGCGGGTGACATTCTTGAATATCAATTTAGCGGCCCTTTCCTTGGGGTCCATATGATTCGAAGCGAAAAAGGCGGGAAGATGGATGTTTTTATAGATGATGCTTATATTACATCTTTATCCGCTTGGTGGCCACTGACTAAAGAGAGATACCAGTATATCGTTAGCGGCCTAGATAACGGACCGCACCATGTAAAATTTATTGTGTCGGATGAAAAATCAGTAAACAACAGCACTCACAATGCTGTCATTCAAATTTCTTCCATTCTTGCAAAATCAGAATAG
- a CDS encoding SGNH/GDSL hydrolase family protein, translating to MIKEFTFIFLIMLLLASCSSSNNSEIIHSKKESKLALKEEIPLDFFPRNLTVAAVGDSLTQGVGDSTERGGYVPYLEMSLEKDKGVQDAVFYNFGVRGNRSDQLLKKLGTEEVKDVVKRADAIIITIGGNDVMKVVRENFSNLKLRAFTKEKKNYEQNLIEVLDAIKEVNPNSNIVLIGLYNPFLKWFSEITEINDILEDWNGTSQAILKDYPGTYFVEIDDIFENTDDNLLYTDYFHPNDKGYELIAGRVHQILTEEVLKEIPYKRKAEGNGEKTIER from the coding sequence ATGATAAAAGAATTCACCTTCATCTTTTTGATCATGCTGCTTCTCGCCTCCTGCAGTTCATCAAATAACAGCGAAATCATTCATTCTAAAAAAGAATCTAAACTCGCACTTAAAGAGGAAATTCCCCTCGACTTTTTCCCAAGAAATCTTACAGTTGCTGCAGTAGGGGACTCTTTAACCCAGGGGGTTGGAGACAGTACTGAACGTGGAGGTTACGTGCCATATCTTGAAATGTCACTGGAAAAAGACAAAGGTGTTCAAGACGCTGTTTTTTATAATTTTGGAGTAAGAGGCAATCGTTCCGATCAATTATTGAAAAAATTAGGGACTGAAGAAGTAAAAGATGTTGTGAAGAGAGCAGACGCGATTATCATAACCATTGGCGGTAATGATGTAATGAAAGTTGTCCGTGAGAATTTTTCAAACCTAAAGCTGAGGGCTTTTACTAAAGAAAAGAAAAACTATGAGCAGAATTTGATTGAGGTTTTAGATGCGATTAAAGAGGTAAACCCTAATAGTAACATCGTTTTAATAGGATTGTATAATCCATTCTTAAAATGGTTTTCCGAAATAACGGAAATAAATGATATTCTTGAAGATTGGAATGGCACAAGCCAGGCTATATTAAAAGATTATCCGGGGACGTATTTTGTTGAAATAGATGATATATTCGAAAATACCGATGATAATCTTTTATATACAGACTATTTTCATCCAAATGACAAAGGCTATGAATTAATAGCTGGCCGAGTTCATCAAATCCTCACAGAAGAAGTTCTGAAAGAAATTCCGTATAAAAGGAAAGCAGAAGGAAATGGAGAGAAGACGATTGAAAGATAG
- a CDS encoding DUF502 domain-containing protein, translating to MKSLFKNFINGILTIVPIILAIFVVVKTFLFLDGITGKLLKPYLKDDYIPGIGLLATLILITLLGWLSTKFITGSIIKLADRLLERIPLVKTIYTVIKDIVHSFLGEKKSFSKVALITIPGTEMKSLGFITSEGLEDFYDPLREYAAVYVPQTFQVAGFTFLIPKEQIEIIDVKPENAMKFILSGGMTSKGPDKERSL from the coding sequence ATGAAGAGTTTATTCAAGAATTTTATTAATGGGATTCTAACGATTGTACCCATTATTTTAGCAATATTTGTTGTGGTCAAAACCTTTTTGTTTCTTGATGGCATTACAGGGAAACTCTTAAAGCCTTATTTAAAAGATGATTATATCCCTGGAATAGGATTGCTCGCTACACTTATCCTGATTACCTTATTAGGATGGCTTTCAACAAAATTCATTACCGGATCCATTATTAAGCTTGCAGATCGCCTGCTGGAGAGAATTCCTCTGGTTAAAACGATTTACACTGTCATTAAAGATATTGTTCATTCCTTCCTTGGTGAAAAAAAATCATTCTCAAAAGTAGCATTGATTACAATCCCAGGAACTGAAATGAAGAGCCTTGGGTTTATTACTTCGGAAGGACTGGAAGATTTTTATGACCCGCTGAGGGAATATGCAGCTGTCTATGTACCCCAAACCTTTCAGGTTGCAGGCTTCACGTTTCTAATACCTAAAGAGCAAATTGAGATCATAGATGTTAAGCCTGAAAATGCAATGAAATTTATTCTATCTGGGGGAATGACCTCGAAGGGACCAGACAAGGAACGAAGTTTATAA
- the rsgA gene encoding ribosome small subunit-dependent GTPase A has product MTINKFGFNNFFKQAFSAYEEKEYQIGRIALEHKRMYRVWTDNGEMLCEVSGKFSFDASSREDYPAVGDWVVIKERAGEQRGTIHAVLPRKSKFSRKTAGMNTEEQIVAANVDTIFLVNSLNEDLNLRRLERYLLLSWESGATPVIVLTKADLCENLEDKLAEVDSVAMGVPVISISVIEEKGIDQLKPFLEPGKTIALLGSSGVGKSTLTNHLLGADKQKVQDIRLSDDKGKHTTTHRELILLPEGAILIDTPGMRELQLWESESGLSESFTDIEQAAENCRFRDCTHENEPGCDVLRLIEDGSISRARLISYKKLLKELAYLDRKQDKRAQSEERKRWKKLSAGVKNKRM; this is encoded by the coding sequence TTGACAATCAATAAATTTGGATTTAATAACTTCTTTAAACAGGCGTTTTCAGCATATGAAGAAAAAGAGTATCAAATTGGCCGTATTGCACTAGAGCATAAAAGAATGTATCGCGTTTGGACAGATAACGGGGAAATGCTTTGTGAAGTATCAGGGAAGTTTTCTTTCGATGCATCATCAAGGGAAGATTATCCTGCTGTCGGTGACTGGGTTGTCATCAAAGAAAGGGCGGGCGAACAGCGAGGGACGATTCATGCAGTCCTTCCAAGAAAAAGCAAATTTTCACGGAAAACTGCAGGGATGAATACTGAAGAGCAAATTGTAGCAGCTAATGTAGACACTATTTTCCTGGTTAATTCTCTTAACGAGGATCTTAACTTAAGGAGATTAGAACGTTATTTGCTTTTATCATGGGAAAGCGGGGCAACTCCTGTCATTGTTCTTACCAAGGCTGACCTTTGTGAAAATCTGGAGGATAAGCTTGCTGAGGTGGATAGTGTTGCCATGGGTGTTCCTGTTATCTCAATCAGTGTCATTGAAGAGAAGGGAATAGACCAGCTTAAGCCGTTTTTAGAGCCGGGAAAAACAATCGCCTTACTCGGCTCTTCAGGCGTAGGGAAATCCACTCTTACAAATCACCTTCTAGGCGCGGATAAGCAAAAAGTCCAGGATATTAGACTAAGTGATGATAAAGGAAAGCATACAACTACCCATCGGGAACTTATCCTTCTTCCTGAGGGTGCCATATTAATTGATACTCCGGGAATGAGAGAGCTTCAGCTGTGGGAAAGTGAAAGCGGGCTTTCTGAAAGCTTCACAGATATTGAGCAAGCCGCTGAAAACTGCAGATTCAGGGACTGTACACATGAAAATGAGCCAGGCTGCGATGTGCTTAGGTTAATAGAGGATGGAAGCATATCAAGGGCACGTCTTATCAGCTATAAAAAGCTCCTCAAGGAACTCGCTTATTTGGACAGAAAGCAGGATAAGAGAGCCCAATCTGAAGAGCGCAAACGCTGGAAAAAATTGAGCGCTGGAGTAAAGAATAAAAGAATGTGA
- a CDS encoding SCO family protein, translating into MRKRVFAIIVSAFMLIVLSACGQSGIKDALNWELADFKYTNQDNKEFGLKDLEGKVWVADFIFTNCEDVCMPMTANMKKLQDLAKKEGIENIEFVSFSVDPSVDTPEVLKEFASTYNADFSNWHFLTGYAQEEIEKYAMEYFKTIVKKPQSGDQVIHGTDFYLVDQNGNVMKYYTGLNEIPLDEIMNDIKALQ; encoded by the coding sequence ATGAGAAAAAGAGTATTTGCTATTATCGTTTCAGCTTTTATGCTAATAGTCCTTTCAGCATGCGGACAGAGCGGTATAAAGGATGCGTTAAACTGGGAACTTGCAGATTTTAAGTATACAAATCAGGACAATAAGGAATTTGGTTTAAAGGATCTTGAAGGCAAGGTATGGGTTGCGGACTTTATTTTTACAAACTGTGAAGATGTATGTATGCCAATGACAGCTAATATGAAAAAGCTTCAGGATTTGGCCAAGAAGGAAGGCATTGAAAATATTGAATTTGTTTCTTTCAGTGTTGACCCCAGCGTTGATACACCTGAGGTATTAAAGGAATTTGCATCTACATACAATGCAGATTTCAGCAATTGGCATTTTCTGACAGGTTATGCCCAGGAGGAAATTGAGAAGTATGCTATGGAATACTTTAAAACCATTGTGAAAAAGCCGCAATCAGGCGATCAGGTTATCCATGGAACTGATTTTTATCTTGTTGACCAGAACGGCAATGTAATGAAATACTATACTGGACTTAATGAAATTCCATTAGATGAAATAATGAATGATATTAAAGCCTTGCAATAG
- the msrB gene encoding peptide-methionine (R)-S-oxide reductase MsrB: MTKNKEDLKQKLAPMQYEVTQNNGTEPPFRNEYWNEFRDGIYVDIVSGKPLFSSKDKYDAGCGWPSFTKPIEDEEVLEKEDRSHFMVRTEVRSKTADSHLGHVFDDGPGPAGLRYCINSAALRFIPKEKMEEEGYKEFLPLFNGAN, translated from the coding sequence ATGACAAAAAATAAAGAAGATTTAAAGCAAAAGCTTGCTCCAATGCAATATGAAGTAACCCAGAATAATGGGACAGAACCGCCATTCCGAAATGAATATTGGAATGAGTTCAGAGACGGAATCTATGTTGATATTGTTTCTGGCAAGCCTCTTTTCAGCTCAAAAGACAAATATGATGCCGGCTGTGGCTGGCCGAGCTTCACTAAGCCTATTGAAGATGAAGAAGTTCTGGAAAAGGAAGACCGCAGTCACTTTATGGTCAGGACTGAAGTGAGAAGCAAAACGGCTGATTCCCATCTGGGACATGTTTTTGATGATGGACCGGGACCTGCTGGCCTCCGTTATTGCATTAATTCTGCTGCGCTTCGGTTTATACCCAAGGAAAAGATGGAGGAAGAAGGCTATAAAGAATTTCTGCCATTATTTAATGGTGCAAACTAA
- a CDS encoding DUF4397 domain-containing protein — translation MASERNRQWYFQRAAKYDLLAQYFKNIDPAQHIAYYHKHLHCLNQAFQMMRTKNQQPSVRVQEGQQARVRIFHGSPDAGQIDIYVNGTRILKDFHYKEASGYASLPAGKHQIDIYRAGNMVSTLLSRKIIAAAGKAYTIAAAGIALKLKLVILEDHPEVPAGETKVRFAHLSADAPAFDIAVKNRDVVFSNIAFRQASKYLALTPMAVDLEARIAGTPNTALSIPRMQFKADQAYTLLAVGSVANEPVLEAILIPD, via the coding sequence ATGGCTTCAGAGAGAAATCGGCAATGGTACTTCCAAAGAGCAGCTAAGTATGATCTTCTGGCACAGTATTTTAAAAATATTGACCCTGCACAGCATATTGCATATTACCATAAACATTTACATTGCCTGAATCAGGCTTTTCAAATGATGCGTACAAAAAACCAGCAGCCTTCTGTAAGGGTTCAAGAGGGACAGCAGGCAAGAGTACGAATCTTTCATGGTTCACCTGATGCCGGTCAGATTGATATTTATGTAAACGGTACGCGAATTTTGAAGGATTTCCACTATAAAGAAGCAAGCGGTTATGCTTCACTGCCAGCTGGCAAGCATCAGATAGACATATATCGAGCAGGTAACATGGTGTCCACGCTTCTAAGCAGAAAAATCATTGCTGCCGCAGGTAAAGCCTATACAATTGCTGCCGCAGGAATTGCATTGAAATTAAAGCTTGTTATTTTAGAAGACCACCCTGAAGTACCTGCTGGAGAAACAAAAGTCAGATTTGCCCATCTTTCAGCTGATGCTCCTGCGTTTGATATCGCCGTAAAAAACCGGGATGTCGTTTTTTCCAACATCGCTTTCAGGCAGGCCAGCAAATATCTGGCCTTAACTCCTATGGCTGTCGACTTGGAAGCAAGGATTGCAGGAACCCCCAATACAGCCTTGTCAATTCCCCGAATGCAATTTAAAGCAGACCAGGCTTATACCCTATTAGCTGTAGGTTCCGTTGCCAATGAGCCTGTGCTTGAAGCAATTCTGATTCCAGATTAA
- the msrA gene encoding peptide-methionine (S)-S-oxide reductase MsrA, producing the protein MTEKQFEKATFAGGCFWCMVKPFDEQPGIKEVKSGYTGGNVKNPTYQEVCSETTGHYEAVQITFDPEVFPYEKLLELYWQQIDPTDEGGQFYDRGQSYQTAIFYHNAKQKQSAEESKQKLEETGPFTKPVVTKILPASDFYPAEDYHQHYYKKNPERYNAYQTGSGRKAFINKHWGER; encoded by the coding sequence ATGACAGAGAAACAATTTGAAAAGGCAACATTTGCAGGAGGCTGCTTTTGGTGTATGGTAAAGCCTTTTGATGAACAGCCTGGAATAAAAGAAGTAAAATCCGGATATACCGGAGGGAATGTGAAAAATCCAACTTATCAGGAAGTCTGTTCTGAAACCACTGGCCATTATGAAGCGGTTCAAATAACATTTGATCCTGAAGTCTTCCCTTATGAAAAGCTTCTTGAACTATATTGGCAGCAGATAGATCCTACTGATGAAGGCGGCCAGTTTTATGATCGAGGTCAATCCTATCAGACGGCAATTTTCTATCATAATGCAAAACAAAAACAGTCAGCAGAAGAATCAAAACAAAAGCTTGAAGAAACCGGTCCTTTTACAAAACCGGTTGTTACTAAGATTCTGCCTGCTTCTGACTTTTACCCTGCAGAAGACTATCACCAGCATTATTACAAAAAGAATCCGGAAAGATACAATGCCTATCAAACCGGTTCTGGAAGAAAGGCATTTATTAATAAGCATTGGGGTGAAAGATAA
- a CDS encoding NAD(P)/FAD-dependent oxidoreductase, whose amino-acid sequence MNANYDVIVVGAGPAGIFTCYELTLKMPEANILLIDKGHDIYRRNCPILQKKIEKCPPAAGRKEYAGCLPACSITNGFGGAGAYSDGKFNITSEFGGWMTDYLPDSQVVELIKYVDEINLKHGATESITDPMTDEVRDIERRGYAAGLKLLRAQVRHLGTEQNLEILKSIYEYLRGKIDMSYKTEVDDLITDKTPDGHIIKGVKLKSGNEVHADKVVVAPGRDGSVWLANLLKSRRLKMINNQVDIGVRVETSNIVMEEINKHLYEGKFTFNTSVGTRVRTFCSNPSGHVVVENHSGIMLANGHAYKDPKLGSPNTNFALLVSHTFSEPFDKPNEYAHEISRLANSLSNGGIIVQKYGDILKGRRSTEKRIKEGFLEPTLKEAVPGDLGLVLPYNTMKSLIEMTEALNHVSPGLASEHTLFYGVEAKFYSARPRLNDCFETEISGLYVGGDGAGITRGLAQAGACGVWIARDIVEKKSNAPRREPAIV is encoded by the coding sequence ATGAACGCGAATTATGATGTTATTGTTGTCGGTGCTGGACCGGCTGGAATATTTACTTGTTATGAACTAACACTAAAAATGCCTGAAGCAAATATTTTATTAATTGATAAAGGTCATGACATTTATCGGAGGAATTGTCCGATTTTACAGAAAAAAATTGAGAAATGCCCTCCGGCCGCGGGAAGAAAAGAATATGCAGGCTGTTTGCCGGCATGTTCAATTACCAATGGTTTTGGCGGAGCAGGTGCTTATTCAGATGGAAAATTCAATATTACAAGTGAATTCGGCGGCTGGATGACAGATTATCTCCCTGATTCCCAGGTTGTTGAATTGATAAAATATGTAGATGAAATTAATTTGAAACACGGTGCAACTGAAAGCATCACAGATCCAATGACTGATGAAGTGAGAGATATTGAGCGCCGTGGTTATGCAGCGGGACTAAAACTTCTTCGTGCACAGGTTAGGCATTTAGGTACGGAGCAGAACCTTGAAATACTAAAAAGCATTTATGAATATTTGCGTGGGAAAATTGATATGTCCTATAAGACAGAGGTTGATGATCTCATAACCGATAAAACGCCTGATGGGCATATCATTAAGGGAGTTAAGCTTAAGTCCGGAAATGAGGTTCATGCTGATAAGGTGGTTGTAGCGCCCGGAAGAGATGGATCTGTTTGGCTGGCAAATCTCCTGAAGTCCCGCCGCTTAAAGATGATCAATAATCAGGTCGATATTGGCGTCCGGGTTGAAACTTCCAATATTGTCATGGAAGAGATCAATAAACATCTTTACGAAGGAAAGTTCACATTTAATACATCTGTCGGTACAAGAGTACGGACATTTTGCAGCAATCCTTCTGGCCACGTCGTAGTGGAAAACCACTCCGGAATCATGCTGGCGAATGGCCATGCTTATAAAGACCCTAAACTGGGAAGCCCGAATACAAACTTTGCGCTCCTTGTATCCCATACATTCTCAGAGCCGTTTGATAAGCCAAATGAATATGCACACGAAATTTCAAGGCTTGCCAACAGCCTTTCAAACGGCGGAATCATTGTTCAAAAGTATGGAGATATATTAAAAGGAAGAAGATCAACTGAGAAGAGGATTAAAGAAGGTTTCCTGGAGCCAACCTTAAAAGAGGCGGTACCCGGCGACTTAGGCCTTGTGCTTCCATATAATACAATGAAAAGCCTGATTGAAATGACTGAGGCTTTAAACCATGTATCTCCTGGCCTTGCATCAGAACATACACTTTTCTATGGCGTGGAGGCAAAATTCTACTCTGCGCGCCCAAGACTGAATGACTGTTTCGAAACGGAAATCAGCGGTCTTTATGTCGGCGGGGACGGTGCGGGCATCACCAGAGGGCTCGCACAAGCGGGAGCTTGCGGAGTTTGGATTGCAAGGGATATCGTAGAAAAGAAAAGCAATGCACCAAGAAGGGAACCTGCAATAGTATAA
- a CDS encoding YpmS family protein: protein MKDSKWKKLFFALLVINAIILIVLFIFISMPADDEDYSAITENSDSYVPFNIKANKEDLNRVINHYLEKEGLTGAIDYKVLLNDEVDLYGTIPFFSQDLQMKLSFEPEALENGDVVLQQKSISVGQLNLPVSHVLKLVKDRYKLPEGVTIQPQKERIYVSLQEMKLKSDVKVKVDEFNLKQDDIRFTLLVPVK, encoded by the coding sequence TTGAAAGATAGTAAATGGAAAAAGCTGTTTTTTGCACTGCTGGTCATTAATGCAATCATTTTAATTGTGCTGTTTATTTTTATCAGCATGCCGGCAGATGATGAAGACTATTCAGCCATCACCGAGAATAGTGATAGTTATGTTCCTTTTAACATAAAAGCCAATAAAGAAGACTTGAATAGAGTCATTAACCACTATCTTGAAAAAGAAGGACTCACAGGGGCAATAGATTATAAAGTTCTCCTGAATGATGAAGTTGATTTATATGGGACAATCCCTTTCTTCAGCCAGGATCTGCAAATGAAATTATCATTTGAACCAGAAGCCTTGGAGAATGGGGATGTTGTCCTCCAGCAAAAGTCCATATCTGTAGGACAGCTGAATCTCCCCGTATCACATGTCCTAAAGCTGGTAAAAGACCGTTACAAGCTTCCAGAAGGGGTTACAATCCAGCCGCAGAAAGAACGAATTTATGTATCGCTTCAGGAAATGAAGCTGAAAAGTGATGTAAAAGTAAAAGTGGATGAATTTAATTTAAAGCAGGATGATATTCGTTTTACTCTTCTTGTGCCGGTTAAATAA
- a CDS encoding YjcZ family sporulation protein gives MYKGAVAGAGYDPCYPGFGYPVAGAQFGGCGCGGFALIVVLFILLIIIGACCCGSW, from the coding sequence ATGTATAAAGGTGCAGTTGCTGGTGCTGGCTACGACCCATGCTATCCAGGATTTGGATATCCTGTAGCGGGTGCTCAATTTGGAGGATGTGGATGTGGCGGTTTTGCTTTGATCGTCGTATTGTTCATTCTATTGATCATTATCGGAGCATGCTGCTGTGGAAGTTGGTAA
- a CDS encoding PTS glucose transporter subunit IIA, translating into MFKKLFGKKETVKAIEVKAALTGTAVKLEEVPDPVFAERMMGDGIAIQPSEGVVVSPVNGEVVQVFPTKHAVGIRAENGAEILIHIGLETVSMKGEGFETHVSEGTKVSEGDKLVTFDLALVKEKAKSTVTPIIVTNGDQVASLEMNAGGAVTRGTSTVMTVTVK; encoded by the coding sequence ATGTTTAAAAAATTATTCGGCAAAAAGGAAACGGTCAAAGCAATTGAGGTTAAGGCTGCTTTGACAGGTACAGCAGTTAAACTGGAAGAAGTGCCCGATCCAGTTTTTGCAGAAAGAATGATGGGAGACGGTATTGCAATCCAACCTTCTGAAGGGGTAGTCGTTTCCCCGGTAAATGGAGAGGTTGTACAAGTGTTCCCAACTAAGCATGCAGTTGGCATTCGGGCTGAAAATGGTGCCGAGATTTTAATTCATATTGGCCTTGAAACGGTTTCAATGAAAGGTGAAGGATTTGAGACCCATGTTTCCGAAGGTACAAAGGTCAGTGAAGGCGATAAGCTTGTCACGTTTGATTTAGCTCTAGTTAAAGAAAAAGCAAAGAGTACAGTCACACCGATTATAGTCACCAATGGCGACCAGGTTGCATCTCTTGAGATGAATGCTGGGGGAGCTGTAACGAGAGGTACATCTACAGTTATGACAGTTACTGTAAAATAA